From the Argentina anserina chromosome 3, drPotAnse1.1, whole genome shotgun sequence genome, the window AACAACCATAAACCCCATAAACTACTCATATCCAAATTCAATATCACTAACAATCCCATTACAGATTTCAACAAAAGCTCAAAAAGAAGTTTCACCTCTAATGGAGAAAATGGATTTTCCAAGCTTGGGCTGCTTGCTGAAAGATGAGAATGTAGGAAAGTGAAGCACAGAGCGGTACTGATACACAATTCCACCCATATCTTCCTTGCACAAAATTTGGTTTCTTGAATCTAGAAATTGGTTCCTTGAATATTGAAAATTTGGTCTGACCAAAACTAATGGATTAGATTCTCAAGTCAGTCCTTGGAATTTTCTAGTCCACAGCTTCTCACCTAGTCACGTGCGCATCACGCGCCATCTTTATTGTAGCTAGATAAAGCAAAGCTCTCTGTGTTGCTCTTTCAACCCTTCATTGCTTCATTGAAAAATTTCCCGCCTTTTAAAATCACAATGCTCTGCAAAACCTCACCAAACCAGTCATGGGTCTCTCTTGCTTCTTCCCACCATGATATAAAGCCAAAGCCTTTAAGCCCCCGCTTCATTTTCTCTAGACCCAACTCAACAACCTCACTGTCATCTCTGAATCTACGTAGTTTTGGCGCCAAATTTCGTGTCCCGGCGACCGCCCTCGCCGGAGACGCCCGCCGGAGAACTGCGGACAAGAATGTGGAGATTGGCGAGCTCTGTGAACTGGGTAATCTGAAGGAGGCGGTGGAAATGGTGTGCGCGGCGGAAAGCTCCGATCTTGATTCGGCGGCGTACTGCTCTGTTCTGGAGCTCTGCGCCGGGGCCAAGTCCTTAAAATACGGGAGGAGGGTCCACTCGGTTCTTGTTGACCATGGAGTCAGCGCTGATGGATACACGGGGGCGAAACTCGTGTACATGTACGTGCATTGTGGGGATTTAAGAGAAGCGAGGCGGGTTTTCGATGGGTTGTCGAATGGCAAAGTGTTTGTTTGGAATCTGATGATTAATGAGTATGCGAAGATAGGTGAGTTCAGGGAAGGTGTGAGTTTGTTTGGGAAGATGATGGAGTGTGGGATTGAGGCGAATTCGTATACGATTTCGTGTGTTTTGAAGTGTTTTAATGGTCTTGGGTGCGTTAGGGAAGGGGATTGGGTTCATGGGTATGTGTGTAAGGTGAGGCTGGGGTGTGATTGTAGTGTGGGGAATTCTTTGATGGCTTTTTATTTCAAGAATGGGAGAGTTGAGAGTGCGCGGAAGGTGTTTGATGCAATGCGTGAGAGGGATGTCGTGTCCTGGAATTCGATGATAAGTGCGTATGTGTCGAACGGCGCTGCGGAGAAGGGGGTTGAGGTTTTCAAGGAGATGTTCCGGTCTGGGGTTGATGTGGACTTGGCTACGATTATCAATGTGTTGATGGCCTGTTCGGACTGTGGGAGGCTGGAATTAGGTCGGGTGGTTCATGCTTTTGCGGTGAAAGGTGGTTTCGGGAGGGATGTTATGTTTTGTAATAATGTGCTGGATATGTATTCAAAGTGTGGTGATTTGAGTGGTGCAGTTCGAGTTTTTGAGAAGATGGGTCGAAGAAGTGTTGTGTCGTGGACTTCGATGATTGCAGGTTATGTTAGAGAAGGTCTTTCGGACAAGGCAGTTGAGTTGTTTTGTGAAATGGAAAAGAATGGTGTTAGCCCAGATGTTTATACAATCACAAGCATACTTCGTGCATGTGCTTGTAGTGGCTTATTGGAAAAAGGCAAGGATATACACAAGTATATTAGAGAACACGACATGGACTCGAGTTTGTTTGTCTGTAATTCACTCATGGATATGTATGCAAAATGCGGAAGCATGGAAGACGCTGACTCAATTTTTTCTCGTATGCATAGGAAGGACATTGTGTCGTGGAATACCATGATAGGAGGTTACTCCAAAAACAGTCTCCCAAATGAAGCTCTTGAACTCTTTTCTGAGATGCAGAGGAAATTTAAACCTGACAGCATGACAATTTCTAGTGTCCTTCCGGCTTGTGCAAGCTTAGCAGCTCTAGACAGAGGGCAAGAGATCCATGGTTATTTACTGAGAAATGGATACTTTTTAGATCAATATGTTGCCAACGCACTTGTTGACATGTATGTCAAGTGCGGGGTACTAGTTCTTGCTCGGATAATCTTTGATATGATTCCAGTGAAGGATTTGATCTCTTGGACTGTGATAATTGCTGGTTACGGGATGCATGGATTTGGAAAGGAAGCTATTGCTGCTTTCAATGAGATGAGAAAGGCTGGTATTGAACCAGACAGCATTTCCTTCATCTCTATACTTTATGCTTGCAGTCATTCTGGATTAGTTCAAGAAGGATGGAAATTCTTTGATATAATGAGAAACGATTACAAAATCGAGCCCATGTTGGAGCATTATGCTTGTATGGTAGATCTTCTTGCTCGTACTGGGAATCTGGCCAAGGCATATAAGTTTATAAACATGATGCCAATAAAGCCAGATGCCACAATCTGGGGTTCCTTGCTCTGTGGGTGTAGGATTCACCATGATGTGAAACTAGCGGAGAAAGTGGCAGAGCATGTCTTTGAACTAGAGCCAGAAAACACTGGTTATTATATACTACTAGCAAATATTTATGCAGAGGCAGAACAGTGGGAAGAAGTCAAGAAGCTGAGGGAGAGGATTGGTCGACGAGGCTTGAAAAAGAATCCTGGCTGTAGTTGGATAGAGATCAAGGGAAAAGTTAATGTCTTTGTTGCAGGAGGCACTTCACACCCAGATGCCATGAAGATAGAGTCCCTGGTGAAGAAGTTTAGATTGAGGATGAGGGAAGATGGCTACAATCCTAAAATGCAGTACGCTTTGATCAATGCAGATAAGTTGGAGAAAGAAGTGGCTCTGTGTGGGCATAGTGAGAAGTTAGCCATAGCATTCGGAATACTGAACTTGTCACCGGGAAAAACTATACGTGTAACAAAGAATCTACGAGTCTGTGGTGACTGCCATGAGATGGCCAAGTTCATATCCAAGACATCTAGGAGGGAAATAGTTTTGAGAGATTCTAATCGCTTTCATCATATGAAGGATGGAAATTGTTCTTGTAGGGGCTTCTGGTAAAGTGAAGTTGCATCTTTCACATTTCAGGACTCATTGACTCGTCGACCCAATTCATATTCAAACACTACACCGTTCAAGAGATTGTCTCGACCAACAACAATTAGGAAGAACTCTAAAGAGGCATGTGTATTGCGCCAATTGGGGAACATGCTTGTTTGGTTATCCCCAGCAGTGAATCGAACAGATAAGCTGTGATGAGTAACAACGGGTTAAGTGAGAATGGATCCATCAGTTTGTCCAGGTTCTGCTGTTCCTGAAGATTCCACCTTTGTTGGTTTTCTGGTCTGAAGACGCCTCATATTTCGTTGCTGATAATAGTGTTGCAGGATTTCTGTGCTGCAAGTTTGCAACTACCGTGAGAATTTATCATGTAAATTTACAGATAAAACAAGCATAACTATACCATCTTTTGAATGACATTCTCGAGATTTTTTAGGCAACGTTGGGGGAGTACACGACTATGGAAGCCAGCGAGTCTTATCACACACACACTAGCTCCTGCAACTCCTGCAAGCTAGAGAGGCACACCCATGCAAGACTCATGCTGACACTTATGCAAGCTAGAGAGGCACGCTCATGCAAGCTAGCGAGGTAGCCATGCTCACGCTCGTGCAAGCCAGCGAGAATAAACACAGAAAAAAGCCATGTGATTTTCTAACTTCCTAGGATTCTACCCGAAGAATCTTATTGCACATTGTTCTTAACCGAGTAGGAAAGCAAAACTAGAGATCCTTGTCATCTCCAAACTATATTTGATTTTCCGCTTTGGATTATAATTATCTTACATatatctttatatatatactactcAACCTTTCATAACCCCTAGATTTCCTTCCAACTATCATCAGCATTC encodes:
- the LOC126785755 gene encoding pentatricopeptide repeat-containing protein DOT4, chloroplastic; its protein translation is TMLCKTSPNQSWVSLASSHHDIKPKPLSPRFIFSRPNSTTSLSSLNLRSFGAKFRVPATALAGDARRRTADKNVEIGELCELGNLKEAVEMVCAAESSDLDSAAYCSVLELCAGAKSLKYGRRVHSVLVDHGVSADGYTGAKLVYMYVHCGDLREARRVFDGLSNGKVFVWNLMINEYAKIGEFREGVSLFGKMMECGIEANSYTISCVLKCFNGLGCVREGDWVHGYVCKVRLGCDCSVGNSLMAFYFKNGRVESARKVFDAMRERDVVSWNSMISAYVSNGAAEKGVEVFKEMFRSGVDVDLATIINVLMACSDCGRLELGRVVHAFAVKGGFGRDVMFCNNVLDMYSKCGDLSGAVRVFEKMGRRSVVSWTSMIAGYVREGLSDKAVELFCEMEKNGVSPDVYTITSILRACACSGLLEKGKDIHKYIREHDMDSSLFVCNSLMDMYAKCGSMEDADSIFSRMHRKDIVSWNTMIGGYSKNSLPNEALELFSEMQRKFKPDSMTISSVLPACASLAALDRGQEIHGYLLRNGYFLDQYVANALVDMYVKCGVLVLARIIFDMIPVKDLISWTVIIAGYGMHGFGKEAIAAFNEMRKAGIEPDSISFISILYACSHSGLVQEGWKFFDIMRNDYKIEPMLEHYACMVDLLARTGNLAKAYKFINMMPIKPDATIWGSLLCGCRIHHDVKLAEKVAEHVFELEPENTGYYILLANIYAEAEQWEEVKKLRERIGRRGLKKNPGCSWIEIKGKVNVFVAGGTSHPDAMKIESLVKKFRLRMREDGYNPKMQYALINADKLEKEVALCGHSEKLAIAFGILNLSPGKTIRVTKNLRVCGDCHEMAKFISKTSRREIVLRDSNRFHHMKDGNCSCRGFW